Proteins encoded within one genomic window of Polaribacter sp. NJDZ03:
- a CDS encoding MFS transporter, with translation MKSISQKLSVGEKIGYSLGDLAANLVFQTLVTYLAFFYTDIYGLEANHASAIMLTVGLIAAFGFNPIIGAIADRTTSKWGKFRPWILFTAIPLGIVALLAFSTPDFEYRGKIIYAVITYTLLLLLYAANNLPYSALSGVITGDMGERNSISAYRFVAVMFAQFFVQVFMLPIIESVGEGDKAVGIEIVMTWLAIIGTIMLLITFFTTRERIVPKPEQKSSVKEDLSDLFKNKPWVIILTVTTLVFVTLAMKGGSYVYYFKNYVDEERLTSFISPILDFLSSIGVNFFGEDPVSAGFGLFNAGGIIFMIVGIGLSKRLADKYGKRDIFKIFLFISTLFIIFFYFFSPKSVEFMFASQILHGFFYGITIPLLWAMIADVADFSEWKTNRRATAIIFSAMMVGLKGGLSIGSALLTWILGLYNYIPQSDTVQAESAILGTKMLVSIYPAIPFLLAVALLFFYEIDKKMEVKLEAELKERRAN, from the coding sequence ATGAAGTCAATTTCGCAGAAATTATCAGTAGGAGAAAAAATTGGTTACAGTTTAGGTGATTTAGCAGCCAATTTAGTGTTTCAAACACTTGTAACGTATTTGGCTTTTTTTTATACAGACATTTATGGATTAGAAGCAAACCATGCTTCTGCTATTATGTTAACTGTAGGTCTTATTGCCGCCTTTGGCTTTAATCCTATTATTGGTGCCATTGCAGACAGAACAACTTCTAAATGGGGAAAGTTTAGACCATGGATTTTATTTACAGCAATACCTCTTGGTATAGTGGCGCTCTTAGCATTTAGTACACCAGATTTTGAATATAGAGGAAAAATAATTTATGCAGTAATAACTTATACGTTATTATTATTACTATATGCTGCCAACAACCTACCTTATTCTGCTTTAAGTGGTGTTATTACTGGCGATATGGGAGAACGAAATAGTATTTCTGCTTATCGTTTTGTAGCGGTAATGTTTGCTCAATTTTTTGTGCAAGTGTTTATGTTACCAATTATTGAATCTGTAGGAGAAGGTGATAAGGCTGTAGGTATAGAAATTGTTATGACTTGGTTAGCAATTATTGGTACTATTATGTTATTGATAACATTTTTTACTACCCGAGAACGTATTGTACCAAAACCAGAACAAAAATCTAGTGTTAAAGAAGATTTATCCGATTTATTTAAGAACAAACCATGGGTAATAATATTAACCGTTACAACGTTAGTTTTTGTAACACTTGCTATGAAAGGTGGTTCTTATGTGTATTATTTTAAGAATTATGTAGATGAAGAGAGATTGACAAGCTTTATAAGTCCTATTTTAGATTTCTTATCTAGTATTGGGGTTAATTTCTTTGGTGAAGACCCTGTTTCAGCTGGTTTTGGATTATTTAATGCCGGCGGTATTATTTTTATGATTGTTGGTATTGGTTTATCTAAACGATTAGCTGATAAATATGGTAAAAGAGATATTTTTAAAATATTCTTATTCATATCTACATTATTCATCATTTTCTTTTATTTCTTCTCACCAAAATCTGTCGAATTTATGTTTGCATCTCAAATTCTACATGGTTTTTTCTACGGAATTACCATACCACTGCTTTGGGCAATGATTGCAGATGTTGCCGATTTTTCTGAATGGAAAACAAACCGTAGAGCAACGGCAATTATTTTTTCTGCTATGATGGTTGGTTTAAAAGGTGGTCTAAGTATTGGTAGTGCATTATTAACATGGATTTTAGGACTTTATAACTATATACCACAAAGTGACACAGTACAAGCAGAAAGTGCAATTTTAGGAACAAAAATGTTAGTGAGTATCTATCCTGCAATTCCTTTTTTATTAGCAGTTGCACTCCTTTTTTTCTATGAAATAGATAAAAAAATGGAAGTTAAATTAGAAGCAGAATTAAAAGAAAGAAGAGCAAATTAA
- a CDS encoding endo-1,4-beta-xylanase: MIKQIKSILICASVCFLSCKELKKEAAQEKEVTQEKEEIKASLKSTFNGDFLIGAAINSAHIKETDSIGVALINREFNSITPENDLKWEGIHPKENEYFFDIADAYVAFGQKNNLYTIGHTLLWHSQLSPYVSKITKKEDLENHIKTHINTIAGRYKGKINAWDVVNEALNEDGSPRTSHFYNVFKGESYLELAFKTASEAAPDAKLVYNDYNLWKPEKRKGVIRIVKNLQEKGIKIDGVGMQAHWSLDGPSIEDIENSILAYSELGVKVSFTELDITVLKKPKGLNGAAIEQNYDRYKNDPIFNPYKDGLTEEAKQKLATRYEAVFNLFLKHKDKIERVTFWGVNDGNSWLNDWPIKGRTNYPLLFDRNNQPKDVYQNVISIKK; this comes from the coding sequence ATGATCAAACAAATAAAATCAATTTTAATTTGCGCATCAGTTTGTTTTTTAAGCTGTAAAGAACTAAAAAAAGAAGCAGCACAAGAAAAAGAAGTTACACAAGAAAAAGAAGAAATTAAAGCTTCATTAAAAAGTACCTTTAATGGCGATTTTTTAATAGGTGCAGCAATTAATTCTGCCCATATAAAAGAAACAGATTCTATTGGTGTGGCTTTAATAAATAGAGAATTTAATTCAATTACGCCAGAAAACGACTTGAAATGGGAGGGAATTCATCCGAAGGAAAATGAATATTTCTTTGATATAGCTGATGCCTATGTTGCTTTTGGGCAAAAAAATAATTTATACACTATTGGCCATACATTGTTGTGGCATAGTCAATTATCTCCTTATGTGAGTAAAATTACTAAAAAAGAAGATTTAGAAAATCACATAAAAACACACATAAATACAATTGCAGGTAGATATAAAGGTAAAATAAATGCTTGGGATGTTGTTAATGAAGCTTTAAATGAAGATGGTTCTCCAAGAACTTCTCATTTTTACAATGTTTTTAAAGGTGAAAGTTATTTAGAATTAGCATTTAAAACAGCTTCAGAAGCTGCTCCAGATGCAAAATTAGTGTATAATGATTACAATCTTTGGAAGCCAGAAAAAAGAAAAGGAGTTATTAGAATTGTAAAAAACTTACAAGAAAAAGGTATTAAAATAGATGGCGTTGGTATGCAAGCGCATTGGAGTTTAGATGGACCAAGTATTGAAGATATTGAGAATAGTATTTTAGCTTATTCAGAATTAGGTGTAAAGGTTTCATTTACAGAATTAGACATTACAGTTTTAAAGAAACCAAAGGGATTAAACGGAGCAGCTATAGAGCAAAACTACGATCGTTATAAAAATGATCCTATATTTAACCCTTATAAAGACGGATTAACAGAAGAGGCAAAACAAAAATTAGCAACTCGTTATGAGGCTGTTTTTAATTTGTTTTTAAAGCATAAAGATAAAATTGAAAGAGTTACTTTTTGGGGTGTAAATGATGGTAATTCATGGTTAAATGATTGGCCTATAAAAGGTAGAACAAATTATCCATTATTGTTTGATAGAAATAATCAACCTAAAGATGTATATCAAAATGTAATCTCTATAAAAAAATAA
- a CDS encoding Gfo/Idh/MocA family protein: MKRKIFIKQLLAASSGIAIFASQIQLLQGCTTPAKTKKLGIALVGLGSYSTTQLAPALLEIKHSYLSAIVTGTKEKEDIWAKKYNIKKENIYNYTNFDDIVNNDDIDIVYIVLPNSMHAEFTIRAAEAGKHVICEKPMATSAEDCQKMIDSCNKANVKLSIGYRLHFDPINGYLMELGQNKVFGKMDTEAGFAFTLKDPEKWRLQKELAGGGPLMDLGIYVLQSAIYMFGELPTSLWAKDTTKDTDFFNKQNIEGSLEWEMTFPSGKALCKTSYEEEFYCYITATTEKGNIELNPSFTYGELKGKTPNGPIEIENVNQQAFQIDAFALNILNDTESIVSGEMGLRDLYIIEKIYESARADGKQVLLDEIPNILDLRII; this comes from the coding sequence ATGAAAAGAAAAATTTTTATTAAACAGCTTTTAGCAGCATCTTCTGGTATTGCAATATTTGCATCTCAAATACAGCTATTACAAGGGTGTACAACTCCAGCAAAAACCAAAAAACTTGGGATCGCTTTAGTTGGCTTGGGCTCTTATTCTACAACACAATTAGCGCCAGCTTTATTAGAAATAAAGCACTCTTATCTGTCTGCAATTGTTACTGGTACCAAAGAAAAAGAAGATATTTGGGCAAAAAAATACAACATCAAAAAAGAAAATATTTACAACTATACTAATTTTGATGATATTGTAAATAATGATGATATAGACATCGTATATATTGTTTTACCAAATAGTATGCATGCAGAATTTACTATTAGAGCAGCAGAAGCTGGTAAACATGTAATTTGCGAAAAACCGATGGCAACTTCTGCAGAAGATTGTCAAAAAATGATTGATAGCTGTAACAAAGCAAATGTAAAATTATCTATTGGTTACAGATTACATTTCGATCCTATTAATGGTTATTTAATGGAACTTGGGCAAAATAAAGTTTTTGGAAAAATGGATACTGAAGCTGGTTTTGCATTTACTTTAAAAGATCCTGAAAAATGGAGATTGCAAAAAGAGTTAGCTGGCGGAGGACCTTTAATGGATTTAGGAATTTATGTATTACAATCTGCAATCTATATGTTTGGAGAATTACCTACATCTTTATGGGCAAAAGACACCACCAAAGACACCGATTTTTTTAACAAACAAAATATTGAAGGAAGTTTAGAATGGGAAATGACGTTTCCATCAGGAAAAGCGTTGTGTAAAACTTCTTATGAAGAAGAATTTTATTGTTATATAACCGCAACTACAGAAAAAGGGAATATAGAATTAAACCCTTCATTTACCTATGGTGAATTAAAAGGTAAAACACCAAATGGTCCAATAGAAATAGAAAATGTAAATCAGCAAGCATTTCAAATTGATGCTTTTGCTTTAAATATTTTAAATGATACTGAAAGTATTGTTTCTGGTGAAATGGGATTACGTGATTTATACATTATCGAAAAAATTTATGAATCCGCAAGAGCAGATGGTAAACAAGTTTTGTTAGATGAAATACCTAATATTTTGGACTTAAGAATAATATAA
- a CDS encoding SMP-30/gluconolactonase/LRE family protein, which produces MKKVILFSLISVFAFTACSVKKQEKTIPKIIAEGAKLTLVSDDFEFTEGPASDKEGNVYFTDQPNDQILKWNATTNTISQYLKPSGRSNGLYFDNQGNLLSAADEKNELWSINSDKKVTVLVSKFEGNKLNGPNDLWVDSKGGIYFTDPYYQRDWWSHKEPQQKENRVYYLAPNADKSIVVSNDNYVQPNGVIGSKDGKTLYVSDHGDKKTYVFTIEENGSLTHRKLFTDMISDGMTIDNLGNVYLAGDGITVFNSEGKKIEHIAVPEGWTANVTFGGKNQKTLFITAMDAVYTLEMNVQGVRYAK; this is translated from the coding sequence ATGAAAAAAGTAATTTTATTTTCGCTAATTTCTGTGTTTGCTTTTACAGCTTGCTCTGTAAAAAAACAAGAAAAGACAATTCCAAAAATAATTGCAGAAGGCGCTAAGTTAACTTTGGTTTCTGATGATTTTGAATTTACAGAAGGACCAGCATCAGACAAAGAAGGGAATGTCTATTTTACGGATCAGCCTAATGATCAAATTTTAAAATGGAATGCCACGACTAACACTATTTCTCAATATCTGAAACCTTCTGGTCGTTCTAACGGACTTTATTTTGATAACCAAGGAAATCTATTATCTGCAGCTGATGAAAAAAACGAATTATGGAGTATCAATTCAGATAAAAAAGTTACTGTACTTGTAAGCAAATTTGAAGGAAATAAATTGAACGGCCCTAATGATCTTTGGGTAGATAGTAAAGGAGGTATTTATTTTACAGACCCTTATTATCAACGTGACTGGTGGTCTCATAAAGAACCACAACAAAAAGAAAATAGAGTGTATTATTTAGCCCCAAATGCAGATAAATCGATTGTTGTATCTAATGACAATTATGTACAACCAAATGGAGTAATTGGTTCTAAAGATGGAAAAACACTTTATGTTTCAGATCATGGAGATAAGAAAACCTATGTTTTTACGATTGAAGAAAATGGGAGTTTAACCCATAGAAAATTATTTACAGACATGATTTCTGATGGAATGACAATAGATAATTTAGGGAACGTCTATTTAGCAGGAGATGGTATAACGGTTTTTAATTCTGAAGGAAAAAAAATAGAACATATTGCAGTGCCAGAAGGTTGGACTGCCAATGTAACTTTTGGAGGGAAAAATCAAAAAACACTTTTTATAACAGCGATGGATGCCGTTTATACTTTAGAAATGAATGTACAAGGAGTTCGATATGCTAAATAA
- a CDS encoding dipeptidase produces MNTIQSYIKNNKQRFLNELIELLKIPSVSADSAYKKDVLLTADFVLESLKKAGCDNVEMCETPGYPIIYGEKIIDKSLPTVLVYGHYDVQPADPIELWTSPPFEPVIKNTEIHPEGAIFARGACDDKGQMYMHVKALEYMTSTGNLPCNVKFMIEGEEEVGSESLAWFVPRNTEKLANDVIIISDTGMIANDIPSITTGLRGLSYVEVEVTGPNRDLHSGLYGGAVANPINILTKMIASLHDENNHITIPGFYDNVEELSTEERAEMAKAPFSLEKYKDALKIDDVHGEAGYSTNERNAIRPTLDVNGIWGGYTGEGAKTVIASKAFAKISMRLVPNQDWKEITELFKKHFESIAPKSVTVLVKPHHGGQGYVTPIDNIAYKAASKAYETSFGKTPIPQRSGGSIPIVALFEQHLKSKTILMGFGLDSDAIHSPNEHFGVWNYLKGIETIPYFYKYFTEMNQ; encoded by the coding sequence ATGAATACCATTCAATCTTACATAAAAAACAACAAACAACGCTTCTTAAATGAATTAATAGAACTCCTTAAAATCCCTTCTGTAAGTGCAGATTCGGCATATAAAAAGGATGTTTTATTAACCGCAGATTTTGTTTTAGAAAGTTTAAAAAAAGCAGGTTGTGACAACGTAGAAATGTGCGAAACTCCCGGATATCCTATTATTTATGGAGAAAAAATCATCGATAAGAGCTTACCAACCGTATTAGTTTATGGTCATTATGATGTGCAACCGGCAGATCCAATAGAACTTTGGACCTCTCCTCCATTTGAGCCAGTTATTAAAAATACAGAAATTCATCCAGAAGGCGCAATTTTTGCAAGAGGTGCGTGCGATGATAAAGGACAAATGTACATGCACGTAAAAGCATTAGAATACATGACATCTACCGGAAACTTACCTTGTAACGTAAAGTTTATGATTGAAGGAGAAGAAGAAGTAGGTTCAGAAAGTTTGGCATGGTTTGTACCAAGAAATACAGAAAAACTAGCCAATGATGTTATTATAATATCAGATACAGGAATGATTGCCAACGATATTCCTTCAATCACAACAGGTTTACGTGGTTTAAGTTACGTAGAAGTAGAAGTTACAGGGCCAAACAGAGATTTACATTCTGGTTTATACGGAGGCGCAGTTGCAAATCCTATCAATATTTTAACCAAAATGATTGCCTCTTTACACGACGAGAACAACCACATTACAATTCCTGGTTTTTACGATAATGTAGAAGAATTATCTACAGAAGAAAGAGCAGAAATGGCAAAAGCACCTTTTTCTTTAGAGAAATATAAAGATGCTTTAAAAATTGACGATGTACACGGAGAAGCAGGCTATTCTACCAACGAGCGCAACGCAATTAGACCAACTTTAGACGTAAACGGAATTTGGGGTGGTTATACTGGCGAAGGCGCAAAAACAGTAATTGCGAGTAAAGCATTTGCTAAAATTTCTATGCGTTTAGTGCCGAATCAAGATTGGAAAGAAATTACAGAGTTATTCAAAAAACACTTTGAAAGCATTGCTCCTAAATCGGTAACAGTTCTTGTAAAACCGCATCATGGCGGACAAGGTTATGTAACTCCAATAGACAATATTGCGTATAAAGCTGCTAGTAAAGCTTATGAAACTAGCTTCGGAAAAACACCTATTCCTCAAAGAAGCGGTGGTAGTATCCCTATCGTTGCCCTATTTGAGCAGCACTTAAAAAGTAAGACTATTTTAATGGGCTTCGGGTTAGATTCTGACGCCATTCACTCGCCAAACGAACATTTTGGGGTTTGGAATTACCTAAAAGGGATTGAAACCATTCCGTATTTCTATAAATATTTTACAGAAATGAATCAATAA